The sequence TGTGCCACATCCTCAACCTGTACCGCAGGACCACCTGGCTGCACCAGGCGCTGCGGGAAGGCACGCGGGTCCAGAGCGTCGAGCAGATCCGAGAGGTGGCTTCCGGAGCTGCCAGGATCCGTGGGGAGACCTTGGGCATCATCGGACTAGGTGTGTcaccctctgcctctccctctgcgTGGGCTCAGTGGACAGTGAGGCCACCGACCATGTGCTGCAGGACGGCCCCCCCCGCCTGGGGACAGCATGGGGAGGGGGAGCCCTGCCAGGGGCTGTGCTGGCCCGTCTGCCCCAGGAACACTAGGCACGGGCCATGTGCACACAGACGTCACACAGGTGCCCCAGGGTCACGCACAGGCTGTCACACACGCACACCCTGCCGTCCTCCCCCCACACTGTGGTGATAGCTGAGTGGACATGGCCttcaggtgagggctggaggccCTGGGGTCTTTTTCCCACCTTGCCTGGCAGGGCTTGTCACCACCAGCTGCCCTGGCTAGAGGGGTTGCTCACGCCCCCACCGTGCACCTATGCATCCTTTCGGTCACCCTCTTCCTCACTCCTGGGCCAGAGAATGCTCTGGGTCTAGCACACAGTGGGGAGAAGCGTGACCCACAGCCCCCGTCCTGTACACTGCCCGAGTGTCCACTGAGCGTCCATCTGCGCTCCTGGGGATTCCTCCAGCCCTGTCTGAAGCCCTGTCCACTGTTTGGCTGGGTGGGGGGGTCCCAGGGCTCCGCCTGCCCTGGTGGCCCCACATTCAGCACAGGAGGAAGACACCTTGCGGCCCAGAGGGCTTTGCTCCCACCCTGAgtggtgtgtgtgcacgcgtCACCCTGGGCAGGCTGGGCGGCTGAGGCAGGGAAGGGGCCGCAGCTGCGGTGACACCAGTCTCCCCGACAGGTCGCGTGGGGCAGGCGGTGGCACTGCGGGCCAAGGCCTTTGGCTTCAGCGTGCTCTTCTACGATCCCTACCTGCCGGATGGCACAGAGCGGGCGCTGGGGCTGCAGAGGGTGGGCACCCTGCAGGACCTGCTGTTCCACAGCGACTGCGTGACCCTCCACTGCGGCCTCAACGAGCACAACCACCACCTCATCAACGACTTCACCGTCAAGCAGGTGGGAACGGGGCCGGGTGTCCTGCTCCAGCCAGTGGTCctccaggtggggtgggggccacaTAGGCCTGAGCCTTCAGCCGGCCTCGGGGAGCTGGCAGAGCCCGAGGAAGGGTGGGCCTGGCCAGGAGTGGCCAATGACCATGTCTCTGCCTGGCTGTCCGCCCGGGCGGTGGGTATGAGGCCTGTTACTTACTCTCGGCGCCATCTGTGTCTTCCAGATGAGACAAGGGGCCTTCCTGGTGAACACGGCCCGGGGTGGCCTGGTGGATGAGAAGGCATTGGCCCAGGCCCTGAAGGAGGGCCGGATACGTGGCGCAGCCCTGGACGTGCATGAGTCGGAGCCCTTCAGGTGCCTCCTGGCGGCAGCCCGGGTGGTCCCGGGCCAGGCACTTGCCCCAGCTCACGCCCCATGCCAGCCGTACCCATGGAGAGGCCCCCATGCCCACATGCATCTCCAGGCCCCGGCCCTAGGCAGCCAGCGGTCCAGGGCACGGGCGTACGCAGGCTCTGTGTCCAGCCCACAGTCGTGCTCCAGGTGGACCTTCTTCCTGGGGCCCGGCCAAGTCTTGGTAGACAGGCGTCCACTGCAGGGTAGCCAGCACCTGACAGGGACGGGGAGGGGCTCAGAGCTGCTGCACTCCTGCTCAGCGCCCAGGCACCGTGTTGATGGCTTGCCCTGGTGTGCAAGACTGCTGGCCCCCACGTGGCCACATCCAGAGGCCCCAGGGCAGCAGGTGGCCTGGGTGGGTCTCCTGCCCAGAGGCTGCAGTGGTGCCAGGAGGGCCTGGGGTCTGAGAGCCCGCAGGTGGGCCAGGGCAGGCCCCCCAGCCAAAGCCCCTCCCCGCTGCCACCAGTAGCCCGTGTGCAGGTTGACCACGTGGGGGGCCCACcagaggggtgtgggggtggttCCAGGCAAGCGTAAGTGCCCTCGCCCCGCCCAGGCCACGGCACTCTGACCTGCGCTGTGCTGTCCATAGTTTCAGCCAGGGTCCCCTGAAGGACGCCCCCAACCTGATCTGCACCCCGCACGCAGCCTGGTACAGCGAGCAGGCGTCCATCGAGATGCGTGAGGAGGCGGCCCGGGAGATCCGGAGAGCCATCACAGGTGTGATGCTGGGGACGCCGGGTGGGTGGCAGGGTCCCTTTGGAGGTGAGCAGTCATCAAGAAGCTGGAGGGAGGCGCTGCATCCTTTTCATTTAGCCAAGTCCATTCCGCAGTGACTCGCgggcagggagtggggacaggCCTGCCCTGAGCCAGCATCACAACTGAAGCAGACCCCAAACACAGAGGTCAGCCCTGGTGTTAGTGGTGACACAGCCAAGCTGACCCTCAGGTCGAGCAGGTGTAGCACCGCCTTCCTCACTCGTGTCATTTGCCCACGGGGGGTTTCAGCACGTGTGTCACTTGCCCAGCTTGCGCCCCATGCCAGCCGTGCACTTGTCAGACTGCATTTGTCAGCCTCCTGGGTGGGGCCCCGTCCTCTGCTCACTCACACCCCCAGGCCTAGCAGCCCATGGAGCTGAGGCCACTGAGCCCAGAGGGTGACTGCCCAGACACACGGGACCTCAGGAGGGCGGGGGAGGCACAGCCCGGGTCCCTGCAGCCTGCGCTGCTGTGGGGGGCAGCCCGTGTTCTCCGTGAGCCGCCACCCTCCTCGGGCCCCTGAGTGGCAGCTGTTTAACAGCGCTGCCCTGTCCACTCCTGACCTCCAGGCCGGGTCCCTGACAGCCTGAAGAACTGTGTCAACAAGGACCACCTGACAGCGGCCACCCACTGGGCCAGCATGGACCCAGCTGTTGTGCACCCTGAGCTCAACGGGGCTGCCTACAGGTGAGCAGGCGGACCAGGGTGACAGCGGGGTCAGGGAGGCCTGTGATGGCTGCAGGGGGGCAGGGGTCCAGCCTGGCTCTCAGGCCTAGACGTGTGCACTCACGTGGGCCCCAGTGGACGCAGAGGGTTGGGGTGTTAGAGCCCCAGCAGGGGTGGTTTTCCAAGCCTGGTGGACACAAGACCACATGAGTGGAGGCAACGCTAGGAGCAGGGGTGCGGGGTatgtgggagggggaggcagggccGGGACAGGTGCCTGCGGCCTTAGGGAGCAGCCCCCTGCGCTCCTGGGCCCCTGCACTCAGTGATGCGGCTCCAGAAGGGGGCCCAGCCCAGGGTCCCCCTGCCGGCTGTCCTCACAGGCTGTCCCTCCTCTCCCAGCAGGTACCCCCCTGGTGTGGTGGGCGTGGCCCCCAGCGGCATCCCGGCCGCAGTCGAAGGCATTGTCCCCAGTGCCATGTCCTTGTCCCACGGCCTGCCCCCCGTGTCCCACCCGCCCCACGCCCCTTCTCCCGGCCAAACCGTCAAGCCCGAGGCGGATAGAGACCATGCGAGTGACCAGTTGTAGCGCGGACGGAGCTCGGAGCCTCGGCGCGGGCGGGGCCACGCCCTCGGACAGGCGTGTGGAGGAGGCACCCGGGCGGCTGGCGCTCCACAGACTGTCCAGGCGCCTGGCGGTGAGGCGGCGTGGCCTCCGCCACGTAGTCCCGTCCCGAGGGCCGGCGCTGCTGTGTCCTGTGCGTCCTCGTTAAGCAAAAGAAGTTAGTAGTTAATTCTATCATGAATGTTCTTGTCTGTGCACAGTCTTTAGAACATCACAGAGGATTTGTTTGCTTAGCtgtcaacaaaaagaaaacctggggAGCATCAGCAGGTCACTTTCaggttattttttccttttgtacgTTGGAACGTGCCCGGAGAGGCAGCTGGCAAACTTCTCAGGACAATGAACCCTTCCCGTTTTTCTTTCTATGCCACACAGTGCATTGTTTTTTCTACCTGCTTgtcttatttttagaataatttagaaaacaaaacaaggctgtctttcctcattttggcatGAACCCCTTGTTCCAAACGGAGACGGCTCGCAAGCGGCCAGAAGGGCGTGCTGCAGCCCTGGCCGCGGCGCCTGTCCTGGGGCTGCGCGGTGCCGTCCTGCTGATGTGGTAGCTAGCAATACTTTGGTTAAATCATGTTTGTGACTGTAACCATttgtatgaattattttaaagaaataaaaatcccagAGAGCCGGCGTGCCCAGTGTCTGTCTTAGCGGCTCCGTCTCACAAAACACTGCCAGGTCTCCGTTCTGGCTCTAGTGGACTCGGGGGCCAGAGCAGGCAGCCCCGGACGCGCATGTGTGTGGATGTGGGCGGTGGTCCCTGTGACCTGGACCGCAGGGGCGCAGTGAGCGGGCAGACGGTGCCGCGCGGGCTCTCCTCAGCACTCTTCCCTCAGGCGTGCCTGTGACCTGGAAGGAGAGTAGAGACTGGCCCCACACTTGCAGACCGTGCTCCACAAGAGGGGCTGCTCCCACAGCTGGGCAAAGCTGGTTTGTCCTCTGCAAACGACAGCCGCGGGTTGTTCCTGAGTGCAGGGCCCTCGGAAGCCCCGTTGGTGCCCACCAGCAAGCCCTGTGCACGTGGCCACGACTCGAGCCTGTGCCTGCCGGTCCATCTACTGGACAGGGTCCCTGGGCAGATGGCGGCAGCAGCCCCACAGCCCCAAGCCACCACCTGTGGTGCCAGGGGGGCACCTCTGAGGTTGGACACTTCTGCCCCCTTCAGTCTCATGCTTCATGGTGTACACCCTTTAGTGCTCTTTCCAGCACGGCTCTGCTGGTGGAAACACTCCACAAACACCTACTTGTGGGAAACTTAGGGAGAAAATACCTTATTTTGTCCCCACTCCACACACGTCATTCTGTCGTCTCTCAGCCTCTGTCCTTGAGAGCTTGGCAGTCTCCCCACTGCTGCTTTCAGAGTCCTCTCACTGAGCTCCTGTCTGCTGGTGGGTCTGTTTCAGTTATTCCAGAACTCACAGCACTTCATGAATTGGTGAATTTGTATCTTTACTCATTTCTGGAAACTTCTCAGCCTTCTGTCTTCACttgttttccctttattctcCATTTTCCCCTTCAGGGATCCTGAATGGCAGtaaaatatatcatataaaactggaaaatagcTAAAGTGATTAACttagaagaaaactgaaagactGGGgtacaaatattagaaaagaataaaggctTAATAAAGAAATTAGGATAAATCTATATGTATCTGAAGCAACCAGCAAaggaatgacaaaataaaatttaaaaccatggACAGAAACAAGATACATAAGGTTGGAAttaatcaaagagaaaaacataggaGAGAGGACCAACAAATTCaatagctggttctttgaaaaagttAGTAAAATTGAACAACTCTGTCAGATACAGAAAGAGAAGTACAACCATTATCAGGAGCAAAAGGACAATCTTCACAGTTCCTGAGGTTGCTGAAATGACAGGAGACAGTGAACAACTTTATGCTGACAATttagaagaactggaaaaaaagcaCCTGCCCAAAACTGACACAAAACGTGCAAGGCTGGCCCGCTGTGGGGACGCTGTGTGATGCCACATCTCCCCTTGGGTCCAGCCACTAGAAGTGCTGGGTGCTGGTGGCTCACAGTGGGGTCCGCTGGGCATTGTCCTCAGCCACGGAGAGCTGCCTGTCCTGGGAAGCCAACATCCAGCAGTGAGTTGATACGTGGCGCAAGGATCTGGCCTGTTGGCTCAGCTGAGGACAGTTCGGAAGGGCCGCCCCGGCTCTGATGTACCCTCGGTACCTTGGGCAGTGCTGCTGTGATGGCTCCTTTGGGCAACGCCGGTCAGAGCCTGTTTCCCAGGATCCCACCTACGCAGCCCATCTCCTGGGTACTTTCCCAAGGAACAGCGCTGACAGACCAGAAGACGTGTCCGTGTGTGTTCCCAGCAGCTGTCATCATAAGGACTACAAACTGGAATCGTCCTGTCATCGACACTAGAACGGACGCCAGCTGTGGTTTTTACAGTGAGATACTCTacagccatgaaaaagaacaaagcatcGGTGCACGCGGTCACATGTGCCAGGAGAGGGAGAGGCCTGACGGGCGCACACAGCACACGGCTCCCTCTGGACGAAGCTCTTGCGTCAGGATGCAGGGTCTAATGCCCTgggaatgctcttccccagagCTTGTCACTCTCGTGCACGCAGCCACTGGCTGATCACCAGTCATGGCTCCAGGTGCTTCTGCTCTGCTGAGCTGACATCACTGGGACTGTTGTCACCCGTCCCTCCAGATTTCAGGGTGgtggtttgccctgtgacctcaggtCTGTCGTAGGTCCAAGAAAAGTTGATTTTTCAGCTTGTTTCTTGTTGTAAGGACAGAAATGACAGCTTCTGAGCTCTTCACCTGTCAGAGCTGAAACCATACTTTGTATCTTAATTTGGCAACCTTTTTTGGTCTGACTCCCTTCACAGAAACGTGAGCTGCGGGCAGGCAGtgctttgtctgtctgtctctgctgACTGCCCGGTGCCGTCGCGTTTGCTGAATGACTGACTGAGCAAGTGAGCAGCCCCACCGGCCGCTCACAAACGTGTCTGGGCAACCCACTGAAGGAGGGACAGGCCAGCTGGTATCAAACAGCCGTCGCCCAACAACGTGCCACTGCCAGGACCTTTGGCGCCCTCCCACTGTCCTTTGTTGTGTTGACATACAGAGTGGCCGCTGGTTGGAGGTGCCTGACACCAGCTGTCTGGCAGCAAGCTGGACAGATGGCCTGGGAAACAGCAAAGGGCACCGGCCTCCACGGAGGACTGAACGTTCAGAACGACCACAGAGCTGCGCTAACCTGGGAAGTGCCGTTCTCCCCACACAGACGTGGAGCTTCTTGGCGATCCCAAAGTCCCAGCTGTCCACTGTTAGTGAAGTCAACAGTCTCATCCCAAGTTCATATGGACAGAGGCCTATGAACTTGGGATCACGAGACTTCGGGGCATGTTAAAAAGCAGACATAGCAATAGAGTAACAACAGAGATGGGGGTTCAAGGACTGGTTTGGTGTGTGGTTGCAAGCATGTGCACACACTCATGCTGTGTgtacacgcatgtgcacacatatgtgcAGGTAAATCTGTGATGTGACCCCGGGAGCACCTTTGGCATGTGAAACGGTGGAACTCATGGGGCAAGAGAGCTGCTCCTTGTGGGCACACAGGGGGCCAAGGTGACTGAGGGCCTGGGCACGCACAGCTTGGCTTGTGGCCTGGCGTCCTCTAGAACAAAACGTGAGCCCTGTGCAGGGCTGAGGAGGCTGTCCCCAGGGCCTCAGGCAGAGCCAGtgcagggaggggctggcagtGGGGCCGTGGGACAGGAGAGGCCACAGGCCCAGCCCACGCCCAGGCACCCTGCCGCCCTGCCTCCATCAGACTGCCCCTCTTGGGTCATTTGAGGAGCCCAGAGTCATGGACCTCAGCCTTCTCTCTGGGTGCTGCTCTGGGGCTCAGGGCTGTGGGGACACTGAGTGGGCGCCGCCTGAGCCCTGGGCAGGAAGCTGGGGGACAGCGCAGGCAGGCAGGCGCAGAGTAGGCAGGAAGGGGGCGTCAAGGCACTCGCTGCTGCGCCCCATCTGCTCTGGGCCAGGGCCCAGCTGGGTTTGTAGAATTGATCTTCCAGCAAAAACAACGTCGGGGAGAAGAACTGAGACGAGGGCCAGCTGCACAGCTCTTCCGGGCTTTCCGCTCCCAGTGGCCAGCGCTCCTGCATGAAGAAAGCCATCTGGAGTGCTGAGCCCGTGCCGGCGCCCCAAGGAAGACCTCAGGCCTGTGACCAGCACCGCTCCCTGGCTGCCTACAGGCTCCTCCCCTGGGTACATTGCGTTCAGGCCAGCCTGGGTCACAGCACTGAGCCCCGACCACCTCACCAGGGACCCTGGCAGGAGTGCATCAGCCGTCGGTGTCCCCGACCCTCTTGCCTCAGACCTGGTGCACTGAGGTCCCAGCAGGAGTCCACCTCTGCAGCCAGAGCCCTGACTGCCCACCCGGACAGCCACGGCCACCTGCCTCCTCTACAGTCCCCCCTCCAGCTGCAGCCAGAGGGGCTTCCTCCGTAGAACTAGGTGTGTCTGCCAGTGCTGCACGAACACTGGGCACAGAACCTAGGAGGTGTGAAGGGACCGGGTGACCTGGCATAACCCCTGCCCATAGCGAACCACAGGGCCTCCTGTCTCCTTTCTGTGCGTTTATAAACTTGGGGCTCAAGCCATCCACTGCTGTCCGTCGAGGGCAGCAGACTCGGCTCACTTGTGTAATTCACCAATGAGCTGGGTGGTATCGGTGCCCAATGTCTGCCATCGACTTCGCCGTCCCTCCGTCCCATCTTTGCTGTTACTAACAGGTTCAGCCTGTGGCTTGTCCTTGGGTCAATCTGGGGAGCTATTTCCACATTGCACGCTGTGGGGTGGCGCAGCTTCCGCTCCCAGTGGCTGAGAGCAGTCCTCCCCACCGCCACCCAGACCCTGAGTGCTATCAAACCTCATGCCTTATGTCCACGCAGTGGTGACCAATGGCACCACTATACCATGTACTTGCCTTTCTCTTAGTACTAGTGAAACTGCGTACTGCCCAGGTCCCCACGTTTAAACTCTGTTGATTTTCTATTTGGGAAATTATGGCtggtctttttcttattggtttataAGAGCTCTTCACAAATGAAGGACTTTTTACCTAAGAGTTGTACATACAATTTCCTcctttgttgtttatatttttcatacacatgtattgtctttctctgccaCTGATGACCAGCCCCAGGGAGGCGAGGACgatgtcccctcccccaggagcctGCTGCAGGTTCCTGGACCTCCACGATAACCTCCACGACTACCCCCTAAAGCCCACCCCACCCAGATCCAGGGCCCAGGCGCAGATGAGACCCTGCCGTGAGCTAAGATTCCCGTGGAGGAAAACAGCCTCCACCCAACCGAGGGCCAGATGCTGGGCAGGGCCTGGCGTGCGGTGCTCAGGCTGTGGCTTGGTTCTGGTCCCTGGGAGCCTGGCCCATCCcacatggaggcagagatggggcaGGAGGTTCCTTTCTGTCCTTGATGGTCAAATGCATTGTTCTCAGCTAACTTTGCATCACCCAGCGCATTGGCGCCTCCCCCACAGCAGCCAGGCCAACGCTGGGCTCCGGCCAGGCCCCCTACCTGCTTTGTATCTCCTGGCTGTTCCAGGCTGTCCCCCAAACTCACATGTGCACAGCCCCCCAAATGCTCCTGAGCAGCCCTCCGTCTGGAAGGAAAAGGACCCCTTCCTGGGTGGTGTCCCCCAGAGGCCCTGCTCCAGGAAGTGGCCCATCCCAGCCCCTCCCCGTCGCCTGCCTCCTGATCTACCATCTGGTGTGAGCTGGGCCTCTGTCCCCTGGCTGCTGGAGCTTCGTGGGGGCCAGAACCAGAGCGGGCCCTGCCCCATCCTGCCCAGGcacagggaggaggctgggggctgggaggcaggtTGGGCAGAGGAGGTCCTCAGGGTGGGGGCCAGGCCCAGCACTTGTGCAGAGGCCTGGACAGGCCAAGGGGAGGCCAGGAAGGAGACCACCTGCGTCCTGTTGGTGGGAGTCGGGGGGCTTCCAGTCTGTGTCCCTATCCAAGCAGTGGGCATGCACTGCCTCCCCAGGGCCACTGCTGTCTGCCCAGGACACAGTCCCTCGAGGCCACCCTTGAAGTTGGTAACCAGGAGGATGCAGTCCACGGGCGGCAGCCCAAGCTCAGGGCTGGGGGCCAGCT comes from Rhinolophus ferrumequinum isolate MPI-CBG mRhiFer1 chromosome 5, mRhiFer1_v1.p, whole genome shotgun sequence and encodes:
- the CTBP1 gene encoding C-terminal-binding protein 1 isoform X2, with protein sequence MGSSHLLNKGLPLGVRPPIMNGPLHPRPLVALLDGRDCTVEMPILKDVATVAFCDAQSTQEIHEKVLNEAVGALMYHTITLTRDDLEKFKALRIIVRIGSGFDNVDVKSAGDLGIAVCNVPAASVEETADSTMCHILNLYRRTTWLHQALREGTRVQSVEQIREVASGAARIRGETLGIIGLGRVGQAVALRAKAFGFSVLFYDPYLPDGTERALGLQRVGTLQDLLFHSDCVTLHCGLNEHNHHLINDFTVKQMRQGAFLVNTARGGLVDEKALAQALKEGRIRGAALDVHESEPFSFSQGPLKDAPNLICTPHAAWYSEQASIEMREEAAREIRRAITGRVPDSLKNCVNKDHLTAATHWASMDPAVVHPELNGAAYRYPPGVVGVAPSGIPAAVEGIVPSAMSLSHGLPPVSHPPHAPSPGQTVKPEADRDHASDQL
- the CTBP1 gene encoding C-terminal-binding protein 1 isoform X1; amino-acid sequence: MGSSHLLNKGLPLGVRPPIMNGPLHPRPLVALLDGRDCTVEMPILKDVATVAFCDAQSTQEIHEKVLNEAVGALMYHTITLTRDDLEKFKALRIIVRIGSGFDNVDVKSAGDLGIAVCNVPAASVEETADSTMCHILNLYRRTTWLHQALREGTRVQSVEQIREVASGAARIRGETLGIIGLGRVGQAVALRAKAFGFSVLFYDPYLPDGTERALGLQRVGTLQDLLFHSDCVTLHCGLNEHNHHLINDFTVKQMRQGAFLVNTARGGLVDEKALAQALKEGRIRGAALDVHESEPFSFSQGPLKDAPNLICTPHAAWYSEQASIEMREEAAREIRRAITGRVPDSLKNCVNKDHLTAATHWASMDPAVVHPELNGAAYSRYPPGVVGVAPSGIPAAVEGIVPSAMSLSHGLPPVSHPPHAPSPGQTVKPEADRDHASDQL
- the CTBP1 gene encoding C-terminal-binding protein 1 isoform X3 — its product is MSGVRPPIMNGPLHPRPLVALLDGRDCTVEMPILKDVATVAFCDAQSTQEIHEKVLNEAVGALMYHTITLTRDDLEKFKALRIIVRIGSGFDNVDVKSAGDLGIAVCNVPAASVEETADSTMCHILNLYRRTTWLHQALREGTRVQSVEQIREVASGAARIRGETLGIIGLGRVGQAVALRAKAFGFSVLFYDPYLPDGTERALGLQRVGTLQDLLFHSDCVTLHCGLNEHNHHLINDFTVKQMRQGAFLVNTARGGLVDEKALAQALKEGRIRGAALDVHESEPFSFSQGPLKDAPNLICTPHAAWYSEQASIEMREEAAREIRRAITGRVPDSLKNCVNKDHLTAATHWASMDPAVVHPELNGAAYSRYPPGVVGVAPSGIPAAVEGIVPSAMSLSHGLPPVSHPPHAPSPGQTVKPEADRDHASDQL